In Porites lutea chromosome 1, jaPorLute2.1, whole genome shotgun sequence, a single genomic region encodes these proteins:
- the LOC140947594 gene encoding uncharacterized protein produces the protein MSLIRKKVEEFAHINGWEACPDEEPSTEKPSSKTSSRVSTPVTEIVDSKKVEQEPVKKEEKEATPEKKEDEQQKSEPMKTDKDEGAKEKANEEDNDSAKQEKGEEAKPAVDSEENKKEVSDGHKEDDSIKVCRAFLT, from the exons ATGAGCCTCATAAGAAAGAAG GTTGAAGAGTTTGCTCATATAAATGGATGGGAAGCTTGTCCTGATGAAGAACCTTCAACAGAAAAACCTTCAAGTAAAACCTCCTCACGTGTCTCCACACCAGTAACAGAGATTGTCGACAGCAAAAAGGTTGAACAGGAGCCagttaaaaaggaagaaaaagaggcAACACCTGAGAAGAAGGAAGACGAACAACAGAAATCTGAACCAATGAAAACTGACAAAGACGAAGGAG CTAAAGAGAAGGCTAATGAGGAAGATAATGATAGTGCTAAACAGGAAAAAGGTGAGGAAGCTAAACCTGCTGTAGAtagtgaagaaaacaagaaggAAGTCAGCGATGGACACAAAGAGGATGACAGC